The following proteins are encoded in a genomic region of Pagrus major chromosome 16, Pma_NU_1.0:
- the tuft1b gene encoding tuftelin 1b, whose product MSGGGGGGVRRRPVASGEQDDKANDRCRRLRLALQDQDQSGCTSEQHGNKESSIAVVLPQKQEGQEATLELITPTEEKVEVIKVFLEARSQTGENVRMLTDEVSQIQEVRYCLKTLREQMAARQNSNNNKYPVNGFKVNVPSIQPVITNGNAVLIESDAHVVDNQEESMRLREVTKHLYAQLKDMEKRHQEERERLQAESKEYSVRLVEQSELLQKAEELSEGRGQQVEELQRLLESMEIESGHLKDKMAAGEAELLQLKAGRENGGEHEQRCAELEKEVATLKEKIHHLDDMLKSQQRKVRHMIEQLQNSRTVIQERDRVIRDLEERVAYLEAENREMHDHMEYFLAGQDPPPLAPTENKPEVVYSKTITPMSSNNKALPFIKVIEIKS is encoded by the exons GACCGTTGCAGGAGGCTTCGGCTCGCTCTACAGGATCAGGATCAGTCAGGCTGCACATCGGAGCAGCACGGCAACAAG GAGAGCAGCATAGCAGTAGTGCTGCCACAGAAACAAGAAGGGCAGGAAGCAACACTTGAACTCATCACTCCCACGGAAGAAAAAGTTGAAGTCATTAAG GTTTTCCTTGAGGCTCGTTCACAGACTGGAGAGAACGTCAGGATGCTGACGGACGAGGTGTCACAGATTCAGGAG gTGAGGTACTGCCTGAAGACTCTGAGAGAGCAGATGGCAGCCAGGCagaacagtaacaacaacaag TATCCAGTCAATGGCTTCAAAGTCAACGTGCCCAGCATCCAACCAGTTATCACCAATGGCAATGCCGTTCTCATCGAGTCAGACGCTCAT gtcGTGGATAATCAGGAGGAGAGTATGAGGCTCAGGGAAGTGACCAAGCATCTGTACGCACAGCTGAAGGACATGGAGAAGAGACatcaggaggagagggagagactgcAG GCCGAGTCAAAAGAGTACAGCGTACGTCTGGTTGAGcagtctgagctgctgcagaaggCGGAGGAGCTGTCGGAGGGGAGGggtcagcaggtggaggagctgcagaggctGCTGGAGAGCATGGAGATTGAGAGCGGCCATCTCAAAGACAAGATGGCAGCGGgggaggcagagctgctgcagcttaaGGCCGGCAGGGAGAATGGAGGGGAGCACGAGCAGAG gtgtgcagagctggagaaggaggtggCCACTCTGAAGGAAAAGATTCATCACCTTGACGACATGTTAAAGAGTCAGCAGAGGAAAGTCCGTCACATGATTGAACAG CTGCAGAACTCCCGGACCGTCATCCAAGAGAGAGATCGAGTCATCAGGGACCTGGAGGAGAGGGTGGCTTACCTTGAAGCCGAG aACAGAGAAATGCATGACCACATGGAGTACTTCCTGGCAGGCCAGGACCCTCCGCCACTGGCACCCACTGAGAACAAGCCAGAGGTTGTTTACAG TAAAACCATCACACCGATGTCATCTAACAACAAGGCGCTCCCATTCATCAAAGTCATCGAGATCAAGTCCTAA
- the LOC141010410 gene encoding protein C1orf43 homolog encodes MAESSPLSGVNVVLVMAYGSLVFVLLFIFVKRQIMRFAMRSRRGPHAPIGHNAPKGLREEIDSRLSKVQEIRFEPRLLSEEDDRLKQGSQISCYNYLYRMKALDAIRDSGIPLQEISRSPSAFTGRNFRSWLLELRNSHSLIKSSRSALIDRLLEGYDSARHGTGVFGEAEFLEYQQALSELADVVKAYSSTTSLDQHHQSAAKDLTGSPVRSTPSTIQVTYLPSTGQRSKRPKHFLELKSFKDNYNTLESTL; translated from the exons ATGGCTGAGTCATCGCCGCTATCAGGGGTTAATGTTGTTCTGGTTATGGCCTATGGGAGTTTG gtgtttgtgctgctgtttatCTTCGTCAAAAGACAAATCATGCGTTTTGCAATGAGGTCCCGCCGAGGACCCCACGCACCGATTGGCCACAACGCACCAAAG GGTTTGAGGGAGGAGATTGACTCCAGGCTGTCCAAAGTCCAGGAGATCCGCTTCGAGCCTCGCCTCCTGTCCGAAGAGGACGATAGACTGAAGCAGGGATCACAGATCA GTTGCTACAACTACCTGTACAGAATGAAAGCTCTGGATGCCATCCGTGACTCAG GCATTCCTCTGCAGGAGATAAGCCGCAGTCCCAGTGCGTTCACCGGACGCAACTTCAGGAGCTGGCTGCTGGAGTTGCGCAACTCCCATTCTCTGATCAAGAGCAGCCGCAGTGCCCTCATTGACCGTTTGCTTGAGGGCTACGACAGCGCTCGCCATGGGACTGGG GTATTTGGAGAAGCCGAGTTTCTTGAATACCAGCAGGCTCTGAGCGAACTAGCTGATGT ggtgaAGGCCTATTCCAGCACCACCAGCCTGGACCAGCATCACCAGTCGGCAGCCAAGGACCTGACAGGCTCACCTGTCCGCTCCACTCCCTCCACCATCCAGGTCACCTACCTGCCCTCCACTGGCCAGCGCAGCAAAAGGCCCAAACACTTCCTGGAGCTTAAAAGTTTCAAAGACAACTACAACACTCTGGAGAGCACCCTGTGA